A window of Kribbella voronezhensis genomic DNA:
GCAGGATCCGGAAGTCGCGCGACCCGCGCCACGGGGTCAGGTCGACGCTCAGCCGCGCCAGCCGCGCTCGAAGACTCACCGGCCCATCGTGTCATCTGTGTCCGCGCAAGACGACCCTGTTTCCACCATCTGGTTGCCAGGGGCGCCTAACGGGTGAGGAGGGGCAGCAGGGCGGTGAGATCCGTCCGCTCGCCGCTGGCCCGGACCTTGCCGGTCGCGCGAGCGTCCGGCCAGCTGACCCGGCCGAGCGCGAGGGCGATCCACATCTCGGCCGGCATCTCGATCACGGCGCCCGGCGTACCGCGGGTGTGCCGCGGTCCCTCGATGCACTG
This region includes:
- a CDS encoding sterol carrier family protein, whose amino-acid sequence is METDEALDQALRRYDAGEAERADLKLLVKQLLNLLVAKAPGHAVEVRVPPYGAVQCIEGPRHTRGTPGAVIEMPAEMWIALALGRVSWPDARATGKVRASGERTDLTALLPLLTR